A genome region from Streptomyces sp. NBC_01296 includes the following:
- a CDS encoding HAD domain-containing protein, translating to MTPKPLLLIDVDGPLNPYAAQAQRRPEGYSTHRMRPTGWTGAESRRPLRVWLNHTHGAQLLALARSYELVWATTWKDEANEWIGPHLGLPRLPYIDWPQMHGRAPRGTFWKTQYILEYAGEREFAWIDDDITAMDREYVDQLHPARALLMRIDERIGLVRGDFERLAGWAA from the coding sequence ATGACGCCCAAGCCCTTGCTGCTGATCGACGTGGACGGCCCGCTGAACCCCTATGCGGCCCAGGCCCAGCGCCGCCCCGAGGGGTACTCCACCCACCGGATGCGCCCGACCGGCTGGACCGGGGCGGAGAGCCGCCGGCCCCTGCGGGTCTGGCTGAACCACACCCACGGCGCGCAGCTGCTCGCGCTGGCGCGCTCGTACGAGCTGGTCTGGGCCACCACCTGGAAGGACGAGGCGAACGAGTGGATAGGCCCGCACCTGGGCCTGCCGCGGCTGCCGTACATCGACTGGCCGCAGATGCACGGGCGGGCCCCGCGCGGCACCTTCTGGAAGACGCAGTACATCCTGGAGTACGCGGGCGAGCGGGAGTTCGCGTGGATCGACGACGACATCACGGCGATGGACCGGGAGTACGTGGACCAGCTCCATCCGGCGCGGGCGCTGTTGATGCGCATCGACGAGCGGATCGGCCTGGTCCGGGGCGACTTCGAGCGGCTCGCCGGCTGGGCGGCGTGA
- a CDS encoding TetR/AcrR family transcriptional regulator: protein MAMDRDQVLRDAAALLSRKSTATMDEVARAAGIGRATLHRHFAGRDALVRALEELGIRQFETAFDNARLDEGTAVEALRRLVAEAERDAQLLAFLVTENQLFEGDQVNEGWARLDARVSALFRRGQEQGDIRIDLSPAWLTEALYGLIGTCAWAVMDGRVAAKDFQYMIIELLLGGARRSVEK from the coding sequence ATGGCCATGGACCGTGACCAGGTGCTCCGCGACGCCGCAGCCCTGCTCTCCCGCAAATCGACCGCCACGATGGACGAGGTCGCCCGCGCCGCAGGCATCGGGCGCGCGACCCTCCACCGGCACTTCGCCGGGCGCGACGCCCTCGTACGGGCCCTCGAGGAACTCGGCATCCGCCAGTTCGAGACGGCCTTCGACAACGCCCGCCTGGACGAGGGCACGGCGGTCGAGGCGCTGCGCCGGCTGGTCGCCGAGGCCGAGCGCGACGCCCAGCTGCTGGCCTTCCTCGTCACCGAGAACCAGCTCTTCGAGGGCGACCAGGTCAACGAGGGATGGGCCCGGCTCGACGCCCGCGTCAGCGCGCTCTTCCGGCGCGGCCAGGAGCAGGGCGACATCCGGATCGACCTGAGCCCCGCCTGGCTCACCGAGGCCCTCTACGGCCTCATCGGCACCTGCGCCTGGGCCGTCATGGACGGCCGGGTCGCAGCGAAGGACTTCCAGTACATGATCATCGAGCTGCTGCTCGGTGGCGCCCGACGGAGTGTGGAGAAATGA
- a CDS encoding MFS transporter produces MEQLTQEKGTEAITGRESRGRWLALCVLVLAVLLVAVDATVLGLATPSLSEDLKPSGTQLLWIGDIYSFVIAGLLVSMGSLGDRIGRKKLLLVGATAFGAVSVLNAYATSPEMMIVARALLGVAGATLMPSTLALIRNIFHDAKERSLAIGIWGATASAGAAIGPVVGGALLQHFWWGSVFLINLPVMIALVLVGIKLLPESKNPVAGPWDLVSVALSLVGVIAVVYAVKEVATHGVTRGVGAAAVIGAACLYAFVRRQFSLPSPLLDMRLFRHRGFSGAVLADLLTVFGLSGLVFFLSQFLQLVQGRDPLEAGLAELPAAIGAVVTGLIAGRYARRYSVRSIVTGGLAAIGLALGALTLIHKESGYPLLGAALLVVGLGAGFSFTVTADVILSSVPKEQAGSASAVSETAYELGAALGIALLGSIVTGVYQGFTAPASVPGPVADAAHASLGGAVEAAKAVDPATAQTMVAAAQEAFVDGLRFASGVGAAVLLATAVAAWFLLKGQKLQDGVGH; encoded by the coding sequence ATGGAGCAGCTGACCCAGGAGAAGGGGACGGAGGCGATCACGGGCCGGGAGAGCAGGGGGCGCTGGCTGGCGCTCTGCGTGCTCGTCCTGGCCGTTCTGCTGGTCGCGGTGGACGCCACCGTACTCGGTCTCGCCACGCCCTCGCTCAGCGAGGACCTCAAGCCGTCCGGCACCCAGCTGCTGTGGATCGGCGACATCTACTCGTTCGTGATCGCCGGCCTGCTCGTCTCCATGGGCTCCCTCGGCGACCGCATAGGCCGCAAGAAGCTGCTCCTGGTCGGCGCGACCGCCTTCGGCGCCGTCTCCGTCCTCAACGCCTACGCCACCAGCCCCGAGATGATGATCGTGGCCCGGGCCCTGCTCGGCGTGGCCGGCGCGACGCTGATGCCGTCCACCCTCGCGCTGATCCGGAACATCTTCCACGACGCCAAGGAGCGCAGCCTCGCCATCGGCATCTGGGGCGCCACCGCCTCCGCCGGCGCGGCCATCGGGCCCGTCGTCGGCGGTGCCCTGCTCCAGCACTTCTGGTGGGGCTCGGTCTTCCTCATCAACCTGCCCGTGATGATCGCCCTGGTCCTCGTCGGCATCAAGCTGCTGCCCGAGTCCAAGAACCCGGTCGCCGGACCCTGGGACCTGGTCAGCGTCGCCCTCTCCCTCGTCGGCGTCATCGCCGTCGTCTACGCCGTCAAGGAAGTCGCCACCCACGGCGTCACCCGGGGCGTCGGGGCCGCCGCCGTCATCGGCGCCGCGTGCCTGTACGCCTTCGTCCGCCGCCAGTTCAGCCTGCCGTCGCCGCTCCTCGACATGCGGCTCTTCCGGCACCGCGGCTTCTCCGGTGCGGTCCTGGCCGACCTGCTGACCGTCTTCGGCCTCTCCGGCCTCGTCTTCTTCCTCTCCCAGTTCCTCCAGCTCGTCCAGGGCCGCGACCCCCTGGAGGCGGGCCTGGCCGAACTGCCCGCCGCCATCGGCGCGGTGGTCACCGGCCTGATCGCAGGCCGGTACGCCCGCCGGTACTCGGTACGCTCGATCGTGACCGGCGGCCTCGCGGCCATCGGACTCGCGCTCGGCGCGCTCACCCTGATCCACAAGGAGAGCGGCTACCCGCTGCTCGGCGCGGCCCTGCTGGTCGTCGGCCTCGGCGCCGGCTTCTCCTTCACCGTCACCGCCGACGTGATCCTCTCCAGCGTCCCCAAGGAGCAGGCGGGTTCGGCCTCGGCCGTCTCCGAGACCGCGTACGAACTCGGCGCTGCCCTCGGCATCGCCCTGCTCGGCTCCATCGTCACGGGCGTCTACCAGGGGTTCACCGCCCCGGCCTCGGTCCCCGGGCCGGTCGCCGACGCCGCGCACGCATCGCTGGGCGGCGCCGTCGAGGCCGCCAAGGCCGTGGACCCCGCGACCGCGCAGACCATGGTCGCCGCGGCCCAGGAGGCCTTCGTGGACGGCCTGCGGTTCGCCTCCGGCGTGGGCGCGGCCGTGCTGCTGGCCACCGCGGTGGCGGCCTGGTTCCTGCTCAAGGGGCAGAAGCTCCAGGACGGCGTCGGGCACTGA
- a CDS encoding membrane-associated oxidoreductase — protein sequence MEINELTPAERRVWDAFPRGDGVDFREHPEDSSVDGAGWGPERTVRAEVLRALLLGAGRAEEGQVAGIKLKGARIVGKLDLRYAVVDHAIRLRDCWFERKPLLYGAQLKALVLGYSTLPGMTAANVRVDLVLRLSCCRITGPVRLQGARISGGLFLQGAVIGPVPDEEASEAALQLNHAEVGTDIIANDLTVHGQLRLNGAIVGGQVQLDGARLLAPGGIALHAETLSVGTDLRAHRLQARGTVNLTGSRIPGQANFTRADLGKPGGTALRASSCAIGEMWLRRCPPIQGEVNLRRSTFELLHIDPDTWPERIAIDGLTYRTLAPHLPPERRLPALEREESGYLPYAYEQLAAAYRTAGDEAGARTVQLAKLREHRRTLPRHARLWGLLQDATVGYGFRPLRAAGWLLALLLVGSIAYSLHAPRPLKAGEAPDFNAVFYTIDLMLPIIGFGQESAYAPSGWYQWLSYVLIVTGWILATTTAAGVSRSLQRQ from the coding sequence ATGGAGATCAACGAGCTGACCCCGGCGGAGCGCCGCGTATGGGACGCCTTCCCGCGCGGCGACGGCGTCGACTTCCGGGAGCACCCCGAGGACAGCTCCGTGGACGGGGCCGGATGGGGGCCTGAGCGCACCGTCCGGGCCGAGGTGCTGCGCGCCCTGCTGCTCGGCGCCGGCCGCGCGGAGGAGGGGCAGGTCGCCGGGATCAAGCTCAAAGGGGCCAGGATCGTAGGCAAACTCGACCTCAGGTACGCGGTCGTCGACCACGCCATCCGGCTGCGGGACTGCTGGTTCGAGCGCAAACCCCTCCTGTACGGCGCCCAGCTGAAGGCACTCGTCCTCGGCTACTCGACGCTGCCGGGCATGACCGCCGCCAACGTGCGCGTGGATCTGGTCCTGCGGCTCTCCTGCTGCCGGATCACCGGCCCCGTACGCCTCCAAGGCGCCAGGATCTCCGGAGGGCTCTTCCTCCAGGGAGCCGTGATCGGGCCGGTCCCCGACGAGGAGGCGAGCGAGGCGGCGCTCCAGCTCAACCACGCCGAGGTCGGCACCGACATCATCGCCAACGACCTGACGGTGCACGGCCAACTGCGACTCAACGGTGCCATCGTGGGCGGACAGGTCCAGCTCGACGGCGCCCGCCTGCTCGCCCCCGGCGGCATCGCCCTCCACGCCGAGACGCTGAGCGTCGGCACCGACCTGCGCGCGCACCGGCTGCAAGCCCGCGGCACGGTCAACCTCACCGGCTCCCGCATACCCGGCCAGGCGAACTTCACCCGTGCCGACCTCGGCAAGCCCGGCGGGACCGCCCTGCGCGCCTCCAGCTGCGCCATAGGCGAGATGTGGCTGCGCCGGTGCCCCCCGATCCAGGGCGAGGTGAACCTGCGGCGCTCCACCTTCGAACTGCTGCACATCGATCCGGACACCTGGCCCGAGCGGATCGCCATCGACGGCCTGACCTACCGCACCCTCGCCCCGCACCTGCCGCCCGAGCGGCGGCTGCCCGCGCTGGAGCGCGAGGAGTCCGGGTACCTCCCGTACGCCTACGAGCAGCTCGCCGCCGCCTACCGTACGGCCGGGGACGAGGCGGGCGCCCGCACCGTGCAGCTCGCCAAGCTGCGCGAGCACCGACGCACCCTGCCCCGGCACGCCAGGCTCTGGGGGCTGCTCCAGGACGCCACCGTCGGTTACGGCTTCCGGCCGCTGCGCGCCGCGGGCTGGCTGCTGGCGCTGCTGCTCGTGGGCTCGATCGCATACAGCCTGCACGCGCCCCGGCCGCTGAAGGCGGGGGAGGCGCCCGACTTCAACGCCGTGTTCTACACGATCGACCTGATGCTGCCGATCATCGGCTTCGGCCAGGAGTCCGCGTACGCGCCGAGCGGCTGGTACCAGTGGTTGTCGTACGTGCTGATCGTGACCGGCTGGATCCTCGCCACGACGACCGCGGCGGGCGTCAGCCGGTCACTTCAGCGGCAGTAG
- a CDS encoding lysophospholipid acyltransferase family protein → MRMMFRTRVEGIENIPGTGPVILAGNHLTFIDSMILPLVCDRTVHFIGKDEYVTGKGIKGRAMAWFFTGAGMIPVDRDGANGGVAALMTGRRILEEGKIFGIYPEGTRSPDGRLYRGRTGIARLTLMTGAPVVPFAMIGTDKLQPGGAGMPRPGRVTVRFGEPMEFSRYEGMDRDRYVLRAVTDSVMAEVMRLSGQEYVDMYATKAKAA, encoded by the coding sequence ATGCGCATGATGTTCCGCACCCGCGTGGAGGGCATCGAGAACATTCCGGGCACCGGGCCGGTGATCCTGGCGGGCAACCACCTCACCTTCATCGACTCCATGATCCTTCCGCTGGTGTGCGACCGCACGGTCCACTTCATCGGCAAGGACGAGTACGTGACGGGCAAGGGCATCAAGGGCCGCGCCATGGCCTGGTTCTTCACCGGCGCCGGCATGATCCCGGTCGACCGTGACGGCGCGAACGGCGGCGTCGCCGCCCTGATGACCGGCCGCCGGATCCTCGAGGAGGGCAAGATCTTCGGGATCTACCCCGAGGGCACCCGCTCCCCCGACGGCCGCCTCTACCGCGGCCGCACCGGCATCGCCCGCCTGACCCTGATGACCGGCGCCCCGGTGGTCCCCTTCGCGATGATCGGCACCGACAAGCTCCAGCCGGGCGGCGCGGGCATGCCGCGCCCGGGCCGGGTCACCGTTCGCTTCGGCGAGCCGATGGAGTTCTCCCGTTACGAGGGCATGGACCGCGACCGCTACGTGCTGCGCGCCGTCACCGACTCGGTGATGGCGGAGGTCATGCGGCTCTCGGGCCAGGAGTACGTGGACATGTACGCCACCAAGGCGAAGGCGGCCTGA
- a CDS encoding glycerophosphodiester phosphodiesterase produces the protein MTQGGAARRTVLGAAVLAAGGGMAGLSAGSASAAQTVQTARTSQAAQAADSADSAEAAFAADARHGGDYRDLPVPLVIGHRGACGYRPEHTLGSYQLALDLGADVVEQDLVPTKDGHLVCRHENEIGGTTDVADHPEFASRRTTKSIDGVAVTGWFTEDFTLAELKTLRAKERIPAVRQRNTLYDGRWDVPTFEEVLRWADREGKRRGKRIWLHVETKHPTYFRSLGLGLEEPLAKLLRRYGRDGRNAPLFLQSFEPSSIQRLSKLVSAPRVVLLSAAGTRPWDFEQAKDPRTVTDLVKPEGLRWIAGFAQGIGPTMDLILPRDAAGKLGTPTTLVKDAHARGLVLHPYTARNENSFLPAEYRKGTDPAAYGDAFGAFKTYFEQGIDGIFTDNADTGLLAAEAFRPGRGR, from the coding sequence ATGACGCAGGGTGGGGCAGCACGGCGCACGGTCCTGGGGGCGGCCGTCCTGGCGGCGGGCGGCGGCATGGCCGGACTCTCGGCGGGATCCGCCTCGGCGGCGCAGACGGTGCAGACGGCACGGACCAGCCAGGCGGCTCAGGCCGCGGACTCGGCGGACTCGGCGGAGGCGGCCTTCGCGGCCGACGCGCGCCACGGCGGCGACTACCGGGACCTCCCCGTCCCGCTGGTCATCGGCCACCGCGGGGCCTGCGGCTACCGGCCCGAGCACACCCTCGGGTCGTACCAGCTCGCCCTCGACCTGGGCGCGGACGTCGTCGAGCAGGACCTGGTGCCCACGAAGGACGGCCACCTGGTGTGCCGCCACGAGAACGAGATCGGCGGCACCACCGATGTCGCCGACCACCCCGAGTTCGCCTCCCGCCGTACGACCAAGTCGATCGACGGGGTCGCGGTCACGGGCTGGTTCACCGAGGACTTCACCCTCGCCGAGCTGAAGACCCTGCGGGCGAAGGAACGCATCCCCGCCGTCCGCCAGCGCAACACGCTCTACGACGGCCGGTGGGACGTGCCCACCTTCGAAGAGGTGCTGCGCTGGGCCGACCGCGAGGGCAAGCGGCGCGGCAAGCGCATCTGGCTGCACGTCGAGACCAAGCACCCCACGTACTTCCGGTCCCTGGGCCTGGGTCTCGAGGAGCCCCTCGCCAAGCTGCTGCGCCGCTACGGCCGCGACGGCCGGAACGCACCGCTCTTCCTCCAGTCCTTCGAGCCCTCCAGCATCCAGCGGCTCTCCAAGCTGGTCTCCGCCCCGCGCGTGGTCCTGCTGTCCGCGGCGGGCACCCGGCCCTGGGACTTCGAGCAGGCCAAGGACCCGCGGACGGTGACGGACCTGGTCAAGCCCGAGGGCCTGAGGTGGATCGCCGGATTCGCCCAGGGCATCGGCCCGACCATGGACCTCATCCTCCCGCGCGACGCGGCCGGGAAGCTCGGGACCCCGACCACGCTGGTCAAGGACGCCCACGCCCGCGGGCTCGTGCTGCACCCCTACACCGCGCGCAACGAGAACAGCTTCCTGCCGGCCGAGTACCGCAAGGGCACCGACCCGGCCGCCTACGGGGACGCCTTCGGCGCCTTCAAGACGTACTTCGAGCAGGGCATCGACGGCATCTTCACGGACAACGCGGACACCGGACTGCTCGCGGCGGAGGCCTTCCGCCCGGGCCGCGGTCGCTAG
- a CDS encoding RNA polymerase sigma factor, protein MDLLKDSELLKELGPLLSAEAAAEAPGTGVEAADLEQAVWVRLLEHDPAPAEPARWLRRAVRAEARLARRRARREIPYGGRPGSAGAEPEDALLHGEENRALRSAVARLPGRCPELMRALLSPRDLTYREIAGELGISQGSLGPVRSRCLGCLRRMLASEVAAPRLRGRER, encoded by the coding sequence ATGGACCTGCTGAAGGACTCCGAACTCCTGAAGGAACTGGGCCCGCTGCTCTCCGCCGAGGCGGCCGCGGAAGCCCCGGGCACCGGCGTGGAAGCGGCCGACCTGGAACAAGCCGTCTGGGTCAGGCTGCTGGAACACGACCCCGCCCCCGCCGAACCGGCGCGCTGGCTGCGCCGGGCGGTGCGTGCCGAAGCCCGCCTCGCCCGGCGCCGCGCCCGCCGCGAGATCCCGTACGGCGGCCGGCCCGGGAGCGCGGGCGCCGAACCCGAAGACGCCCTGCTGCACGGGGAGGAGAACCGCGCCCTGCGGTCGGCGGTCGCCCGGCTGCCCGGACGGTGTCCGGAGCTCATGAGGGCACTTCTTTCGCCCAGAGACCTCACCTACCGTGAAATCGCAGGAGAGTTGGGTATCTCACAAGGAAGTTTGGGACCCGTCCGTTCCCGATGCCTGGGATGTCTGCGCAGAATGCTGGCGTCAGAGGTTGCGGCTCCTCGCCTTCGGGGAAGGGAGCGGTAG
- a CDS encoding GNAT family N-acetyltransferase, producing the protein MGMSVTISAAAAEDTEQILKLQYLAFQREAELYGNYRIQPLTQTLDSLKAELEADTVLVARLGDEVVGTVRGKVDEDGTGKIAKLCVHPRLQGHGLGARLLRAVEEALAGHGDTTRFRLHTGHKSESNLRLYRKAGYVQVGGRTASDGVRLVILEKEATDAADFAVSA; encoded by the coding sequence ATGGGCATGAGCGTGACCATTTCGGCGGCAGCTGCCGAGGACACTGAGCAGATCCTCAAACTGCAGTACCTGGCGTTCCAGCGCGAGGCCGAGCTGTACGGCAACTACCGCATCCAGCCGCTCACCCAGACCCTGGACTCCCTCAAGGCGGAGCTGGAGGCGGACACGGTACTGGTGGCCCGGCTCGGCGACGAAGTGGTCGGCACCGTGCGCGGCAAGGTCGACGAGGACGGCACCGGCAAGATCGCCAAGCTGTGCGTCCACCCGCGCCTGCAGGGCCACGGGCTCGGCGCCCGGCTGCTGCGCGCCGTCGAGGAAGCCCTCGCGGGCCACGGCGACACCACCCGCTTCCGCCTGCACACCGGGCACAAGAGCGAGTCCAACCTGCGGCTCTACCGCAAGGCCGGCTACGTACAGGTCGGCGGCCGTACGGCTTCCGACGGCGTACGCCTGGTGATCCTGGAGAAGGAGGCCACCGACGCGGCCGACTTCGCGGTCAGCGCCTGA
- a CDS encoding methionine ABC transporter ATP-binding protein, with the protein MITTSGLTKVYQSRGREVTALDGVDLHVREGEVYGVIGQSGAGKSSLIRCVNLLERPTTGTVSVDGVDLTALAGRGRRAGKELREARSRIGMVFQHFNLLSSRTVQGNIELPLEILGVSGRERSRKALELLDLVGLADKAKAYPGQLSGGQKQRVGIARALAGDPKVLLSDEATSALDPETTRSILQLLRDLNQQLGLTVLLITHEMDVVKTVCDSAALMKRGRIIESGTVAELLATPGSELAGELFPVSGAATGPDRTVVDVTFHGDAAAQPVISQLARTYNIDISILGAAMDTVAGRQIGRMRIELPGRYEDNVVPVGFLREQGLQVDVVTDDVENTEDADAELAQLVKDGAQ; encoded by the coding sequence GTGATCACCACATCGGGCCTCACGAAGGTCTACCAGTCCCGTGGCCGCGAGGTCACCGCCCTGGACGGCGTCGATCTCCACGTCCGCGAGGGCGAGGTCTACGGAGTCATCGGCCAGAGCGGCGCCGGAAAGTCCTCCCTGATCCGCTGCGTGAACCTGCTCGAGCGCCCCACCACCGGCACCGTGAGCGTCGACGGCGTCGACCTCACGGCGCTGGCCGGCCGCGGCCGCCGCGCCGGCAAGGAGCTCCGCGAGGCCCGCAGCCGCATCGGCATGGTCTTCCAGCACTTCAACCTGCTGTCCTCGCGCACCGTGCAGGGCAACATCGAACTGCCCCTGGAGATCCTCGGCGTCTCCGGCCGCGAGCGCTCGCGCAAGGCCCTCGAACTCCTCGACCTCGTCGGCCTCGCCGACAAGGCCAAGGCCTACCCCGGCCAGCTCTCCGGCGGCCAGAAGCAGCGCGTCGGCATCGCCCGCGCCCTGGCCGGCGACCCCAAGGTGCTGCTCTCCGACGAGGCCACCAGCGCCCTGGACCCCGAGACGACCCGCTCGATCCTCCAGCTGCTGCGCGACCTCAACCAGCAGCTCGGCCTGACCGTCCTGCTCATCACCCACGAGATGGACGTCGTCAAGACCGTCTGCGACTCGGCCGCCCTGATGAAGCGCGGCCGGATCATCGAGTCCGGCACCGTCGCCGAACTGCTCGCCACCCCCGGCTCCGAGCTCGCCGGCGAACTCTTCCCCGTCAGCGGCGCCGCCACCGGCCCCGACCGCACGGTCGTCGACGTCACCTTCCACGGCGACGCCGCGGCCCAGCCGGTCATCTCCCAGCTGGCGCGGACGTACAACATCGACATCTCGATCCTCGGCGCCGCGATGGACACCGTCGCCGGCCGCCAGATCGGCCGCATGCGCATCGAACTGCCCGGCCGCTACGAGGACAACGTGGTGCCCGTCGGCTTCCTGCGCGAGCAGGGCCTGCAGGTCGACGTCGTCACCGACGACGTCGAAAACACAGAAGACGCCGACGCCGAGCTCGCCCAGCTCGTCAAGGATGGTGCCCAGTGA
- a CDS encoding methionine ABC transporter permease, with translation MTWSEMQPLLTQGTYDTLYMVLWSTLVTVLGGLPIGILLVLTDKGGLLQNRPLNKVLGVIVNIGRSLPFIILLIALIPVTTAVVGTFIGPTAMIVPLAIGAIPFFARLVETAVREVDHGLIEAVESMGGGVPTLVGKVLLPQALPSLVAAVTTTLITLIGYSAMAGAVGGEGLGSKAITYGFQRFETGFMLATVVVLVAIVTVIQLIGDGAVRLLARRGRTA, from the coding sequence GTGACCTGGTCCGAGATGCAGCCCCTGCTCACCCAGGGCACGTACGACACCCTCTACATGGTGCTCTGGTCCACCCTGGTGACCGTCCTCGGCGGACTGCCCATCGGCATCCTGCTCGTCCTCACCGACAAGGGGGGCCTCCTGCAGAACCGGCCGCTCAACAAGGTCCTCGGCGTGATCGTGAACATAGGCCGCTCGCTGCCGTTCATCATCCTGCTGATCGCCCTGATCCCGGTCACCACCGCCGTCGTCGGCACCTTCATCGGCCCCACCGCCATGATCGTCCCGCTCGCCATCGGCGCCATCCCCTTCTTCGCCCGCCTCGTCGAGACGGCCGTCCGCGAGGTGGACCACGGCCTGATCGAGGCCGTCGAGTCCATGGGCGGCGGCGTCCCCACCCTCGTCGGCAAGGTGCTCCTCCCGCAGGCCCTGCCCTCGCTGGTCGCCGCCGTCACCACCACCCTGATCACCCTGATCGGCTACTCGGCCATGGCCGGCGCGGTCGGCGGCGAAGGACTCGGCTCCAAGGCCATCACCTACGGCTTCCAGCGCTTCGAGACCGGCTTCATGCTCGCCACCGTCGTGGTCCTGGTCGCCATCGTCACGGTGATCCAGCTGATCGGCGACGGCGCGGTCCGCCTCCTCGCCCGCCGCGGCCGGACCGCCTGA
- a CDS encoding MetQ/NlpA family ABC transporter substrate-binding protein, which translates to MRKNIKVTALTAASAALALGLTACGSSSDPSSAKADGGKVDESKPLVIAASPSPHADILNFVKDKLAAKEGLKLEVKEFTDYVLPNTATEQGQVDGNYFQHKPYLDDFNKKNGTHVVPVVNVHLEPLGLYSKKLKALTDIKAGQTIAVPNDTTNEGRALQLLAANNLITLKEGVGTAAKLSDITDKKGLEFKELEAATVPRALNDVDAAVINGNYALESKLSPAKDALALEKAEGNPYANFLAVKAGNEKDPRIEKLAKLLNSDEVKKFIEDKYQGSVVPAFGAPKA; encoded by the coding sequence GTGCGTAAGAACATCAAGGTCACCGCCCTCACCGCCGCCTCCGCCGCGCTCGCCCTCGGCCTCACCGCCTGCGGCAGCTCCTCGGACCCGTCCTCCGCCAAGGCCGACGGCGGCAAGGTCGACGAGAGCAAGCCCCTCGTCATCGCGGCCTCCCCGAGCCCGCACGCCGACATCCTGAACTTCGTCAAGGACAAGCTCGCGGCCAAGGAGGGCCTCAAGCTGGAGGTGAAGGAGTTCACGGACTACGTGCTCCCCAACACCGCCACCGAGCAGGGCCAGGTCGACGGCAACTACTTCCAGCACAAGCCGTACCTCGACGACTTCAACAAGAAGAACGGCACCCACGTCGTGCCCGTCGTGAACGTGCACCTGGAGCCCCTCGGCCTCTACTCCAAGAAGCTCAAGGCCCTCACGGACATCAAGGCCGGCCAGACCATCGCCGTCCCCAACGACACCACCAACGAGGGGCGCGCGCTCCAGCTGCTCGCCGCGAACAACCTGATCACCCTCAAGGAAGGCGTCGGCACCGCCGCCAAGCTGTCCGACATCACCGACAAGAAGGGCCTGGAGTTCAAGGAGCTGGAGGCCGCCACGGTCCCGCGCGCCCTGAACGACGTGGACGCCGCGGTCATCAACGGCAACTACGCCCTCGAGTCCAAGCTCTCGCCCGCCAAGGACGCGCTGGCCCTGGAGAAGGCAGAGGGCAACCCGTACGCCAACTTCCTCGCGGTGAAGGCCGGCAACGAGAAGGACCCGCGGATCGAGAAGCTCGCGAAGCTCCTCAACTCCGACGAGGTCAAGAAGTTCATCGAGGACAAGTACCAGGGCTCGGTCGTCCCCGCCTTCGGCGCCCCGAAGGCCTGA
- a CDS encoding GNAT family N-acetyltransferase yields the protein MTTTFPDVTISTDRLVLRPFDGEDVTALAEMMNDEHVTAWTSVPHPYTHADAQDWATRVSHAERTEGRGIVLAVTEFLTQRLVGIVHLQNTNWRTRSTEVGYVTAPWARGEGYASESVLAVVQWLFRDQAFERLELRTAADNTASQQVAQKIGCISEGVLRNAGIVRTQNPDGTWADTRTDLIVWSLLPEDIDDIADPDGYDGYNSHDDYGYGRGAQAGASGYAVGADWS from the coding sequence ATGACTACCACCTTCCCGGACGTCACCATCAGCACGGACCGGCTGGTGCTGCGCCCCTTCGACGGGGAGGACGTCACCGCGCTCGCCGAGATGATGAACGACGAGCACGTCACCGCCTGGACCTCCGTACCGCACCCCTACACCCATGCCGACGCCCAGGACTGGGCCACCCGGGTCTCCCATGCGGAGCGCACCGAGGGCAGGGGCATCGTCCTCGCCGTCACCGAGTTCCTCACCCAGCGCCTCGTCGGCATCGTGCACCTGCAGAACACCAACTGGCGCACCCGCAGCACCGAGGTCGGCTACGTCACCGCCCCCTGGGCCCGCGGCGAGGGCTACGCCAGCGAGTCCGTACTCGCCGTCGTCCAGTGGCTCTTCCGCGACCAGGCCTTCGAACGCCTCGAACTGCGCACCGCCGCCGACAACACCGCCTCGCAGCAGGTGGCCCAGAAGATCGGCTGCATCAGCGAAGGCGTCCTGCGCAACGCAGGGATAGTGCGCACCCAGAACCCCGACGGCACCTGGGCGGACACCCGCACCGACCTCATCGTCTGGAGCCTGCTCCCCGAGGACATCGACGACATCGCGGACCCGGACGGTTACGACGGCTACAACAGCCACGACGACTACGGATACGGCCGCGGAGCACAGGCGGGCGCGAGCGGCTACGCCGTCGGCGCCGACTGGAGCTGA